acatttctctttgtttcttttaagGAACACCCAATAGATTTAgtataaaaatacacatttttgaaAGTCTTTCTTTTGAAGAAAAATCAGTCTGTCTGCCCAGCAGAAATAAATCAGACACACCAACAGCTGCACATTATGTGCAATaacttcctgactgtccccaAATCCCGTGAGGTCCTGCCATCAACCCCAGCCAATTCTGCGCCTCTGAAATCCAGGAGGCAGGTCCTGGAAATCATGAGATGGGCtttgaaatcatgagattttaaaacataaattaaTAGTCAAATCTGCCCTCTGGGCCACTGGGGGAGGCTGCCGGCGCCCCATGCATGAGGGTTGGGGGTGCTCCAGCCAACTGGAAGCGAACACACACAGAAAATTTCTGGGGCCAGCTCCGAGGTGGAGGAGGAGTCATGTCCTGTTAAGCCTGGGGTGGGAGAGCTGCCATCCTAGTGCTCTCCATCCCACCCTTAGTACTTTATACTCCCCAATTCAACCCCCGCGCACAATCCCCTACACCCTGtggtctccctcctgcccccggtgataaattgttctccatctccacaggaggcaggagaagcagcaatgggcttaacctGCAGCCGGGGAGAGTGAGGGTAGATATCCGGAAACACTTGCTAGCTCCCAGGGGAGTTCAGTCTGGACTCGGTgtccaagggtacgtctacactacggaattaggtcaattttatagaagttgatttttagaaattgattttatacagtcgattgcatatgtccacactaagcgcattaagggggggagggatagctcagtggtttgagcattggcctgctaaacccagggttgtgagttcaatccttgagggggccacttggggatctggggcaaaatcagtacttggtcctgctagtgaaggcagggggctggactcgatgacctttcaaggtcccttccagttctaggagatgggatatctccattattataaaattattataaattattataaagtcggcggagtgcgtcctcactaccgtggctagcatcaacttacgaagcggtgcactgtgggtagctatcccacagttcctgccgcccactttcctggaactctgtgagttgctctcccccaccctgaagcacaggaataccaagatgagagctgccctgacagttgtgaaccaagtggcgatagccctgtgggaacttgcaacacctgactgctaccggtcagttgggaatcaatttggagtgggcaaatctactgggatccaagtagccaatgcaatcattgacgttctgttatcggggtagtgactctgggaaatgtgcaggacatactggatggctttgctgcaatggggttccctaactgtggtggggtgatagacagaacgcatatccctatatTGGGACCGGACCACCGTGCCAACCAGTACATGAagcgcaaggggtacttctcaatggtgctgcaagcactggtggatcacaagggacgtttcactgacatcaacagcaGGAACTCCGgacagtggtgggatagtggtagGCTCCCCGCCCCAGAATGGCATGCACTgttcatagaagtggcatgtatggggctctgatccggagcgaccgtttgccttaTTTGTCTTTTGGTCGGCTTGCCTGaactccttaactttcacgcgccactgctgtgtgtccctgctgtagcctctgtccaacatGTCCTGGGAGATTTgggcaaatatatttgcatttcttcttttggaTCAGAGTTCGGCCTGCAGAGatgcttctccccatacagcgatcagatccagtgtctccctttcggtccatgctggagctcgtttgtgattctggggggactgcatggtcacctgtgctgctgagttcaccacgctgaccaaacaggaaatgaaattcaaaagttcccagggcttttcttgtgtacctggctagtgcatcggagttcaaagtgctgtccagagcggtcacagtggagcactctgggatagctcccggaggccaataccatcgatttgTGTCCGCACAAttccaaatttgacccagcaaggttgaatttagcgctactcccctcaccagggaggagtacagaagtcgattttaagagccctttaggtcgacggaacgggcTTGGTTGTGgacgcagtcatttttaaatccacctaacgcggctaaattcgacctaaccctgtagtgtagaccaggcctaaggaggttgtgggatccctgCCACTGGAGGTTTCTAAGCCCAGGCTGGACAAACCTCTGTCAAGGCTGCTCTAGGGTTACTTGGTCCCACCTCAGCGCGGGGGACTGGACTGgctgccctcccagccccacatctctGGGGCTctataaatacctttgaggctctggccCTAGCACCACAGGGGTCTCACTAATCGCTCTGATGTGGGGCAGTGATTAGAGGGAGACAAAGAGCTGCCCTGCGTGAGCGGGGTTAGGTTCCCCCCGATGGGGGCTGTAGTGTATGAGCCCCGTTGTATTGACATGGGTCAGTCCCCGCCTCGCAGGGGGCTCTCCCGTCGCAGGGGTCAGGGACAAGAGCAAGCCCTGGAGCAGTGGCTCTGTGCTGCCCATAGATCTGCGCTGTCCTTGCTATGAAGTGCGGCCATCGATTCTAGagacccctggctcccagctacaGAACCTTGGCGTGAAGGCGAGGGAGCCGCCGGGAGATCAGCCCCGAGGCCGGGGGTGGGTGTACCCAGGGCTGGGCAGGTCCCAGGGtccggctggctctggggtgaagGATCCTCCACATCCCTCGTCCCGGTGAAGCGACTCTCTGAGCAGCATCCTCAAGTCCCATGGCCGGGAGAGTGAAGGATCCACACAGCCACTATCACAGACAGGGTCACAGCGCCCAGACAGGCCACCAGCAGCCAGACGTGGCTGCGTCTCTGCCCTGCAAGAGAGAGCCCAGAGCTTCCAGTGAACAGGGCCTGAGAGCCGATGTGAGCTCCCCAGGCTCAACGTGTCGCCCTCCCGCCTGGGTCAACGCAGCAAAGCCCAAACTTGGGGCTGCCGCGCAGCAATACCCCACTCTGCCACTGGAGGGAGACAATGGGTTAAATAACTCTGCTCAGCCGCTAATCCCCTCCCCACGTCCTGTTGTGGGGCAGAGCCCTGCACCAGCTGGACAAttcccatcctccttccctcACTCACCGGGTCCTGCTGCCACTGTGATGTGCAGCATGTGGGTCTCCCGCCCGGGTGCTGTCACCAGGAGCACGGTGAGGTTGGTGCTCTGCCCCATGGGTAAGGCCAGCTCGCTGCACAGTGTGTAAAGGCCCCGGGCGTCCACGGACTCTGTGGTAGTACTGAGCTCTGTCAGGTTGGTTCCCGTCCCGTCCCTCCACTCCACACTCGCCCGGGGGTACCCGCCCCCCGAGCTGAAGGTCAAGAGGGTGTGGCCCAGCCGAAACGAGAGGTCAAGGGTCAGATGAGGCTCACTGTAGGGTGCTGAAAGGAAAAACACTTCCCATGTCTCTGGCGTTTTTCACCTCCAGTTGCTTGACAGGCTCCAAACACAGGAATTGCTCCCCCAGTgcagagatgcagctgcctctggggtggaacagccAAGTAACAGCTGTCCAGCAACACAGCACAAGAGGTTAAGCTGCAGTTTGAGGTGGTTTGAGCAGCTTTGAGGAGGGACATCGTCTGCCATTTGTCTGAGATCAGACAGAGTGTCCACCCTGCACgaaccctctccccaccctgctcttAGCAGCCACAGCCAGTTACCGTTTACAGGGAGACTGGTTTCCTTCTGCAGAAGGTGTTTTGGGatcagatcccagctggtgtcaatcagcaatggtgccattggaatcaatggggctATGCTGGATAACTCAACTGAGAATCTTGTCCTGGGGTTTTCAGTCCTGTTTCCAACATTAGCTTCATTTTCCTACCACtgatatttaagaacataagaacggccagactgggtcagaccaaaggtccatctagccccgtatcctgtcctccgacagtggccagtgccaggtgccccagagggaatgaacagaacagggaattgtcaaatgatccatcccctgtcgcccattcccagcttctggcaaacagaggctaaggacaccatccctgcccagcctgactaacagccattgattgaccgatcctccatgaacttatctagttcttttttgaaccctgttattgtcttggccttcaccatATCCCCTGGCAACgggttccagaggttgactgtgtgttgtgtgaggaaatacttccttttaaacctgctgcctattaatttcattgggtgacccctagttcttgtgttatgggaaggagtaaataacactttcttattgactttctccacatccatcatgagttta
Above is a window of Chrysemys picta bellii isolate R12L10 chromosome 20, ASM1138683v2, whole genome shotgun sequence DNA encoding:
- the LOC135976866 gene encoding CD276 antigen-like, translated to MISFLRCCFWLPLLATRTVQSPPDVVAWFGGDVTLSCFFLSQPGMNLQDVTVTWQKERAGTEALVVHNHNYRRDQLVRQDEVYRNRTWLDPEGLAWGNASLTLRGIRTQDEGVYLCHVTSELGWTSERRELRVEAPYSEPHLTLDLSFRLGHTLLTFSSGGGYPRASVEWRDGTGTNLTELSTTTESVDARGLYTLCSELALPMGQSTNLTVLLVTAPGRETHMLHITVAAGPGQRRSHVWLLVACLGAVTLSVIVAVWILHSPGHGT